From a region of the Kwoniella mangroviensis CBS 8507 chromosome 1 map unlocalized Ctg01, whole genome shotgun sequence genome:
- a CDS encoding eukaryotic translation initiation factor 3 subunit K: MAVAVPKKNLSEWHSPSTRPEVIHELIHGVDRYNPTNLPFMEEYLLSQIKEGQYDLFANLAVLKLYQFNPQHSNPDIIIHILIKALSSTVHGPDFNLSLGLLREPTAILHDIESDDEALTILMPYLTNLHELIRTCQFTKFWKEFNGESEAANILKTRYLPSHSTPIDDLRFQFSLSIASCFSTISLNQLSRWLNLSSSEVGGYVEKIGWNVEGDKAVVPKNGDNDVKAGVVKENVQLSQLTKLVAAAGY; encoded by the exons ATGGCTGTAGCAGTACCAAAGAAGAACTTGAGCGAATGGCACTCCCCATCAACCCGACCAGAGGTAATTCACGAGTTGATCCatggtgttg ATCGATATAACCCTACCAACCTCCCTTTCATGGAAGAATACCTCTTATCTCAAATCAAAGAAGGTCAATATGACTTGTTCGCCAATCTAGCTGTATTGAAATTATATCAATTCAACCCTCAACATTCTAATccagatatcatcattcacatatTGATCAAAGCTCTGAGTTCGACTGTACATGGACCAGACTTCAACTTGTCATTGGGTCTGTTGAGAGAACCTACG GCAATCCTCCACGATATCGAATCAGATGACGAGGCGTTGACAATCTTGATGCCCTATTTAACGAATCTGCACGAGTTGATCAGGACTTGCCAATTCACCAAATTCTGGAAAGAGTTCAACGGTGAATCAGAAGCTGCCAATA TTCTCAAAACTCGATACCTCCCTTCGCATTCCACCCCCATCGATGACCTCCGATTCCAATTCTCCCTTTCCATAGCCTCATGcttctctaccatctccctcaaccaACTTTCAAGATGGTTaaatctttcttcatccgaagTGGGTGGGTACGTAGAGAAGATCGGATGGAatgtagaaggtgataaggCGGTGGTACCGAAGAATGGTGATAATGATGTAAAAGCCGGTGTCGTCAAGGAGAATGTTCAATTGAGTC AATTGACAAAACTCGTGGCTGCTGCTGGATACTAG